In Paramormyrops kingsleyae isolate MSU_618 chromosome 18, PKINGS_0.4, whole genome shotgun sequence, the DNA window CCCAATTAACCGCTATGCACCTGTATAAACCTGCATGTTctaacatttacacattttcGGTCATCCTTGCCAAGGCAGGCCGTGTGTAAGCTGTGTTTGCCCCAGAATCGGACATCCCTCTAATTCGGAAACAACATAGATGcaacaaaattattttatgaATTTATCATAAATTACCCCTGTATTTTACATTTAAGTGTGTATGTTTCTATATTAAGCTTATGAACTGGTTGGAAtatttattgtaaaataatataacaTCTTTACAATGTTACCAACTGGTAGGTTTTTCATTTTTGGAGCCATTGCGCTAAAAATTTAAATACTAGTCATGACTGATGCTCATACATTTTCtaattgcttatccagtacagggtaaGAGAGAGCCTCTCTCAGGAATCGCAGGGCAGGGAAACACCCTGCATTGGATCTCAGTCTATTATAGTgtgcatacatgcatgcatgccatGTAGAGAGGCCATTCTGGCTCCCTGCATGTTTTTGAACAGTGCAAAGCTACATGTCACATAGATGACATGCAAAGCTACATGTCACATAGATGACGTGCAAAGCTACATGTCACATGGGTGGGATTTGACCCGCCCCAATCCTGGAGATTCCAGGCAACTATGCTGCCCCCTGGCCCACACTGCCAACTCTGGTGTCGTtactgaaatgtgttttttatatttaattttatttcttggtgtggggttgtttacCAGGAGCCTTCTGGGGGAGGTGTCATCCGTCTGTCTTAGCGCAGATTCCTCCACATACAGTATCACTATCTTTCTGTAGTAACAGTGGCTGGATtcacaaacaggacaggaggaCACTGGGATTTTCTAGTTGCCCACAATTCTTTAATGAAGATGTCGTTTTGTGCATGCCTAACTAAGGCTGGGCcatatggcaaaatattttatcatatctaattttaataaaaaatcaaaTTGAATTTTCCTGATTATGATAACCAAATAGTTTTACTAATTTACTATGGAGCCTGCGATAGGTTTTATGATAAATTATGCCAACAACAGACTCATACCTTAATGGAATTTGTGTAAAAATACTACATTATAATTGTCAATTATTCAAGAAAAAATGTGATATAGCCTACACACTAGTCACGTTACTCAAACTGATGACGGTATGAATGTTCATAATCACGATACGATATTTTACCATTATATCGCCCAGCCTTATGCCTGACAGTCTGTGTCTGTAGCTGATTAGTAGGCACAGCCTTTCTTGGTGAGTAGGTGTATGTGGCTGTGCTTTCTGTTGTGTCTCCTCTGTTACTGTCTGTGGACACTAGTGTGGTCTTGTTTGCTTCCTTGGCATTCACTATAGCGATATCGGGGTTGGCATTTCCCTCCTTTCTTGCAGAAGGAGACCTGACTGATCCGGCCAGCTGCCCTCGCTCCGGTGCATCAGATCCCCAAACATTCATCAGCACTCCGCTGTGCACAGGGACTGGGCCAGGGGAAGTCGTCCCACGCAGCCCTACGTTTCGCTACAACCCATTCAACGAGGAGCCCAGCACCAGCCCCTCAGTCACTGTCATTTCTGTGCAAGTATCCTGTCCGGAGGATACCACAACTAAAGGGGAGACGGAGGGTGTGGGCACAGACCTAGAGGTCATCAGGTCAGTTGTTCATGGTTGTTCATTTGCATGTTGCCACTGCTACTGGTGCATGGGAGCGGTCCCATTAATGTCGTGTGATTCATCAGAGTGGGCCGTCGCAAAAAGCCAGGAAAGAAGCGCCGTGCAAAGGGAGGCTTGGACACTGTGACCACCCAGGACAACATTCCATTGAACAATGACATTAACCGAGGCATACAAGAGGGGAATGAGGAGATGAGACCCAAACATCAGGgttctgaggaggaggaggccgaAAGCCTGCTTCAGGTTCCAGAAATGTCAGACACCTCCATGGAGAGTGTGGGACAGCCGCTACAGGCAGTGGTGGACCGGCTGAATGGACCTCTAGACAGCCAGGCTGGTGGgacagggggcagggcaggcagaGTCCCCAACGGGCAGCAGTTGTGTCCCGGAGGCACGGAGGTCGACGCCCCTGACAGATCCCAGGTCCCCAACGCTGGCTTCCTGCTCCCAGCCCCTGCAGATTTCTACCACTTTGCCCCCCACAGTCTAGACCCTGCTAGCCCAGACGGCAGCCTGTATGACTCTACAGAGAATGGGCAGCAAGAAGCTGCTCACGGCGGCCATGAGGATGAgcatgaggatgaggatgaagGAGCAGAAACGAAAGCTAATGATGTCACTTCAGCTGTATCATCAAAGGTGGACCAGGAGCAAGCATGTCCACTGGCTGCGGAGGCAGGTTCTGCTGTCGGTAATGAAGAGGAAGACGAGGAGGTGCATGGGGCCAGCCCCCTGGACTGCAGTCATCCTGCGGAGTTCAGGTTGGATTTTACTTTCAGCATTACACAGCGACTGATGAGCAGCTCAGTAGCTTTATAAACTGCAGAATACAGGCAGTCTCCAGGCTACAAATGAGATCTGTTCCACAATTCTACCTTTGAGTTGAATTTGTATGTAAATCAGAAAAAGCATACTaaagtacataataataattaataataataataataataatacacaataaCAAAAGTAACTACGTTATTGCACCTTAAGCCGACaacccactgatgctgtgcaaTCTACATAGCATGCGTGGGTTTGTTATTTCGAAGCATTAACTTTAACTGAATTTTATGGCATTATGGCAATTTGTTCGTACATACAAGTCGTCCGTAAGTGGGACGTTCTCAACCTGGGGGCTGCCACTAGTCTGAGTCTGGCTTGGGTGGCTGTGCTATGGATTGAAAAGCACACAAGCAGCTGGAGCTGACCACGGTGACCGTCTTCTAGGGTAGATAACAACCACCTGTTGCTGCTAATGATTCACGTCTtcagggagaatgaagagcagctGTTCAAGGTGAGCTGCGGTTTCTGTGTCCGATCTCAAGTTTCAGTGATGCTTGGTTTCCTCATCAGTTGGGTGTGACAGGAATGATGTCCTCCACTCTGGTTCTCCTTCCAGATGGTGAAGATGAGCACAGGCCACATGGAGGGTGATTTGCAGCCTCTCTACCTGCTGCTGACTGACTGTTACATCTACCTGCTCCGTAAAGGTGAGTGCAGACTTCAAAGCCACCATATTCAGTGCAGTTTTGGAAGCTAATTGAAGTATTTCATTTATCAGCGATCTGTTTCATCCCTGCATACAGTGTAGGTATGGTGGCTCTCTCCTTGTACTAAATGTGTCGTGATTTTTGTGAGCCAGCAAAGCTGGTGTTGATAGCTGAGAAATCTATGATAGCTGGCCCTAGGTGTGGTTTTACTCTGCTGATTAGTGGTGCTGGGAAAGCATGCATTTGATTCCTGAGGTCTAGTTCTGTTGATGGAACATGGGGTTTATGCTTGTGCAGACATTTTGAAAGAGCAAAGGCCATTATGTTAGCCATCCTAAGGAAGTCTAAAGGCGAGGCAGCCATTTTGAAGCCTTATGCAGGCAAGGTTGCCTGAGTTCGTCTCTTGTTGTTGTTTCACTGCAGAcaggtttgtttttattaaaatacacTTTTCCTCAAATAAAGGGGGAATATTTATTTGGCTTTCCAGACACATCAGAAAGTTCAGCACAGCACAATAAAAACATGATATTATGAAACCATCTTGTCACTTTGAGAATGATTGGCCAGCTTTGGGTGGAGCGATTTCCAGCATTCCAGAAGATTGGGTCACATTTGTAGCAGGTGTGTCTGGGGCTTTGCATGTATGTACATGCTTGGATGTCATTCTTATGTGTGTTTGGACTTTGGCATTATAGTGGACTCCCTTTGAAAGGTGCCTCTGATTTCTTCAACAAATACTGGTGTGTATACACAACCATTCAATAGTTTGGAATTGCTCAGAAAATTTCGCATTTCCCATGAGAACTCATTTTTATTCATCAAATAAGTTGCAAAATTAATTGAAAATATAAGCAAGACATCGACAAGGTTAGAAATAATGATTTTGTGCTTCAGACTTTGCTTTCATCAAAGAATCACATCCTTGCAGACCTTTGGCATTCTAGCTGTCAGTTTCTTGAGGTAATATGCAGAAATTTCACCTCCCTCTAGTGGGACTGACTTGATGGGCCCTTCTTTCGTACCATACGGGCAAGCTGCTCCCATAACAGTTGAACAGGGTTGAAATTCAGTAACTGCCTTTCAAATCATCCTACATCcagtttctgtgtgtttttgccCATTTTAATCTTTTCCTTTCTTTGGTCAGTCTTAGACGTGGCTTTTTCTTGAAGTTCTTCCTTAACGTTCATCATCCCAGAGTTGCTTCTTCAGATGTGACTGGTGTTGTATTAAATaatagataaataataatacatctgCTTAGGATTTGTGAGGCATCTACTTCTCAAACTAGAGACTCATGTTTTTATCCTTCTGCAGTTGTGCACTGGGACCTACCTACCGGTTCTCTTTCTGTCCCCATTTAAACCAGTTTGCCCTGCTTGTGAGGGGAGTGGCACATAACTTTTGTATGATAGCTTCAGTTTCTTAGCAATTTCTTACATGGAAAAACCTTCTTTTCTCAAAACAAAAATAGAGGAATTTCTGAAGAAAGCTTTGTGACCATTTTAAGAATAAATGAACCCACAAATGACGCCCAAAGAAGGCCAGTTATATTGCTTCTTTAAACAGTGCTAACATAATTGCACAAGGGTTTTCTAATTATGAATTAACTTGGGAATGGCTTACATGTTGTGTAATCGAAGCAACGGCGTGATGGTTGCTGAAAAAGGGCCTTCGTGCAGTAATGTAGAAACTGCATTACAAATCAGCCTTTTCTATTTATAATaatcatttacaacattaataATATATAGACTGTATTTTTGATcaatttaatgttattttaatggaaTTCTCAGTGATTCTAAACTTTTGAACGGTAGTGTATGTTCTTGGCTGTGACTTTTTGCAGGATAACCCATTAAACCCTCATTTGGAATTAAGCATCCAAggtcattccattttaattcaacattgtctttgcatttttaatttagaTTAAATTTGGCATGTGAATTACACATACGTTCCAGAGGTcagaactgtgtgtgtgtgtttttttttttttaaatggggtTTATCACCACATATACGATGTTGTCCTGTTACCGCCAATATGTGTGACTGTCAGCTGATGGcaatatcaaaaaaaaaaaatttaaatccaAATATCAGCTCGATATATCAGTAAGCATTAATCCACGCTCCAGAGAGAGGAGCGAGGGAATCACTGCATGCAGTGAGAGATTATCACCGCTTAAGATTTCCAGTTGGTGGTGAGTGATGTGATGCTGAGTGTTTCTGGCTCTTACACCTTTATAGGGAAGTTACCACTGAAACAGTCACTGCTCAATGTGAACGTGATGCCTGTGCTCCGTCTCAGGTGCGGCCGAGAAGCCCTATACGGTGGAGGAGGCTGTGTCTTACAGTGAGCTGGATTATATCTCTGTGAGTCAACTTTCTCTGTGTTGCCTGCGTGTCACACCAAATAAGCGCAAAAAATAGACCTTTCTTTTTATCAGGCGTTAAAGTGACATGTTTCGCATTCGTGCCCAAGTTGAGAGTGCTACCCATGTGTGTCAGGTGGGGCTGGATCAGCAGACCTTCACACTCGTCTGTACCAATCGAAGACGCCAGTTCCTCCTGGACACTGCAGATGCTTCACTTACTGTGTGAGTTGGACATTGGACACTTGAATCTGTTTTGCTATACATTTTAATCTTCTCATGCCATCCATCCCAAACACTGTCTTGTAGCTGGTTTCTGGGCGTCCTGAGGTCTGCCATGATAAAGGGCTGCGGGGAACCACCGTATCCCGCCGTCCTAGCGGATGCCACCATGGAGAAGCTGGCCGTTACTAAATTTGTGTCCCAGGAATCACAGTGCGAGGTGggttgtctgtctgtctttattCATCATTTTCTCATGATAGTAAGTACATGTAAAATTTCCAGAGCTGTCTGTGGCATTGGTAAAATCTATTGCATGTCCTAAATAACCAAATCGGGCAGAAAAGGATTAAACTTCACTTTATAAAGGTGGTTTCATAAATTTAGATTGATGTGGCATTGATAAATTTAGAATGTAGTGAGAATTATGTTTCTGTTTAAGCTGAAATTGTAATGATGCACAATAACATTGTACCTGAGTTTTGGAAATACCAAAATGTTAAAATTTTAGATTGGGGAAGGGTAGGTAGTAGGGGCTGGACAAGATCTAAAAATCTGTGTGCCATCGGGGGGAAACATTGGCTAGAAGGCTGATCTGAAAGCCATATCATGAATTCTTGTTGTTCTGCTTTGTTGTAGCCTAAGCCTACTTTCCTGATTTAATGCGATATTCACCAGTTAGTCACGGTCAGATATTGACACTGGGTTTCTTTTCTGATGCAGTTGATTACTGATAATATCATATTTCCCAGTCTAGTAAGTGGTAAATGGTTGTACCCACAGCATAAGCTGATTTAGATTACGGGTTAGGCAACGTCATATGAAGTTTTTATGCAACACAAATATAAGATTTTTTCCAATTCAAAGTAATAAATGTGAAGTAaggaacatccatccattttccaaaaccgCGTATTCTATTCAGGATCATGGGGGCTGTAAATTTGAAAATAGTTGTCATTTACAGTAAACTAAATAATATCTAATTACAGAATGgatatattaatatttagtGCATTTCTGGTAATTAGCTGAATCTAAATGAATAGTTTCATATTAGATAAATTATGATGCAAAGATAGTGTATGCATGGCCAAAAATTTAGCATCGATtatctgcctcacttgtacatgctttggatgaaagtgaCCAGTGAAAGGAAATTCAAGCAAGTGCAGCTGTAGATATTAATCTTAATGTTTTCCAGCAGAAATTAAATTCCAaggcttcttttttttttgcaaagccAAACAAGAGTATGTTGATCAAAAAACTTTTTGCCGTTCCTTTTCCAAGCCTGCGTTCCTTTTCCTGTACTCATGAATAGTAAAGGTTGCTTTTCTCCAGGTTTGTGCAGATATGTTTGTACTCTAAGGGCCATTATCTCCCATTGGGTGCTTTTTGCATATTCTCCTGTCGGCACTACGGTGACGCCCCCAGGGTGTAACCCGAAAAAGAAGGTGCTACAGCACTTATTCGTCACGTAAGGAGAGGGTTACACCTTTAGTGTGTTTGGCAAACAGGAAAACATGGAACACGACCTTTTTAATTTACTGTGTGACTCAAATTAAAATCCACAGAAATCCTACAATAAAACTTTATCAaaatgtacgtcactttggataaaagcaactGCTTAATAAATGTTATGCAAATTACGCTTATGTTTTTATTAGTGAATCCATGTGCTTTTTGGTCTTGTGCTTTTTTCCCCGCTCTGTTCAAAACAATTCTGTAAAAGACCAAATATGCGTAACCAATATTTGTGGTGTAAATGTTAGTGATATTAGTAGCATGGACTGAAAGTTTAGAATGGATTGCTggtaaatatataataataataataataataataataataataataataataataatattattattattattattattattattattattattattaataaggCACTGCCATAATCCAAAGAAGCTTATACGCTACAGCGTAGGCTGCGATGTATTATTCCAAACCAATTGCTAGTTACTGCCATTACAAACCCGCACATCTACCCAGTTAAGCGTAGAATGGTTACCAGTTAGTCAGGTATTATGGTCAGGTAGTTCTGCCAGTCTTTGCGGCAAGGTGGAATTGCCAGAATAAATGAATCACGGGCTGAGTCTGAAAATTTGGCTCAGACACTCAGTCTGACTCACTGTGTCTGTCTGAGTCACAAATGACTGGGACATTAATGCTTTGTTGCCGTTTCCTGTTTCTGTGCACCTGTTCATTTTCAGCAGGTGCCTTTATGGCAACATGTGTTCAGTCTGTGGCCCGGAAGACATTTATGGAAATAGCCGCCCAATAAAAAGTTCCCTTTATTCTCCTCATGTGCTCTTGTGTGTCAGGAAATTTGATAAAGGCACTGATGTGGGGCAGCATTGCCTTGACACAGAAGACGGGGAAATGTGCACTACATCACAGACCACCCACTGGAAAGATCTGGTTGCCATGATGAACAAAGTGCTTGTCACTATCATGAGGACCTGCAAGAAATTTGAGTGGCTGTTGCAGCCGGACAGTCGTTCAGCCAGGAGACGGCACAGAAAGATTAGCGTTTCACAGTCCACCATAAAATGTGCGATGCATTCAATATCCGTCAATTGAGGCAAAGTATTTGAGAGCAGAGTATTCTTGGTTGTCTGTCTTCTCTCACTGTCTCTGCACCCGTCTCCGTCTGTCCCACTCTCGCAGGAGCAGAAGTACATGCACATGCACTGTGGCTTAGGATTGCAAAGACACGCTACTCTTTGCACCTATTTATAATCATCTTAATTGACTAAAAAAATTGTTTCAATCAGACATTTTGCCTATTTGATTCACCTGCTGGCCATGATGACTCACTGACACCAAGGGCTAAACTCACTGACAAACAAATGGTTGTTAACCATAAATGAAAATGCTGAAACAAAATTCAGTAATTACCAATATTGAAAGTAATAATGTTTAAACAGATATGGTGTTGGACAAATCATGGGAAGGTATATAATTCAGCAAAGAATGAAAAATCCATGAGTCACAGTTGTAGAATCACTGGGCTGGATTGCTTCTCCAGGTCTGGGAGTGCTTACATCTTTGATTACACACCATCTGCATGCTCTGGGGTTATTTGGGAGCATTAATGAATGTTGCTTTTTCTGCTTTTATGTCCTGATTATTTTGTTCGGTTTACTGATTCAACCTCTGGTTGTGCTGTACAGGTCTCTGCAGTCTCTATCCACCTGTATGCCTTGGTACACTGGGAGGACCCAATGGATATGACTGTGTCCAACCAGTCAGCTTCCTGCGGCCACTCTGACTCCAAGGAAGGACCCCTGCTATATCTTGCAGGAACCACATACCTTGGCAAGGAGCAGTGGAAGAGCTGTTACATGGTGCTCAGGCAGGTTTTTCTTTTGGCCTCATCCATATGGTCCTGCATATTTCAGTACTTTATGTTCGCCATATTGTTTTGCATATGATACTCTCAATTGGTTTTAGTAATATATATTCAGTATGGCAAAAAATCATCATCACGATTATTTTGGTCAGTATTGAGATCACTGTTCATTTCATTGAACttcaaatgtatttattttttaaacactgGATTTCCTTGAACTCTAAATCTAATTCAGtggagaaacaaataaaaaggagCTGGAAAGGGGTGCTGTGGATTTATAACAAGACAAAACGAGAGCATCACTGTGAAATGAAATACAGCACAATAATTGTTTCAtcttgattattttgttttaataatcGTTGGAAGTCGAAATCATAATTGAAAGTAACATTTGTTCAACATAAGCTTACTTCAATATTTGGATTTGTATTGATGCATTTTTTTGGTAATTTCTCTTACGTTTACAAATCAAACGTATGATTCCCTATGTCAAGGGAATGGTTACCAGCTTCTGCATGTGTTCCTAAAATTGTAATATATTTAATCTTATATATCCTTTCATTTGTTGTAATGGTTCATACTGACTTCAGTAGCTATAGGCTGCACTGCTTGTAAAGACCTGCAGGATGCAGTATCGCTGTACCTCTGCTTGGCTGCCATTGCTGAAACGTGTCATAATCAACAGTTGCTGACTGACAATATTCATACTGATTCTTCTGCTTGGACAGCAATGGGACTTTGTACCAGTACGCAGAGAGAACAGATGTAACGCCACTTTTGTCAATCACCATGGGGTAAATACATTATGGCTCTGTCCTTTACTCCTCaccaccctgtgtgtgtgtgtgtgtgtgtgtgtgtgtgtgtgtgtgtgtatggaagGACAGACAGTTGGATGTATGACAGTGCCTGTCTCCCCTGTAACTTCATCGCTTCAGTATGCTTTATTTCCCTTCCATGTGCTTTGTCTTTATTACCTGGCAGTCTGAAAATGTCTGGCTAAGGAAAAGGTCAGAAGTAAATCCTTCTCCTGTTCTTCCCTCGGTCTTCCTGTAGGGGGGAGCACTGTGGCGGCTGCAGGCGCTCCCACTCTACTGAGCGTCCACATGCTTTCCAGATTATCCTGACAGAGCACCCCGCACTGCAGCTCAGTGCAGAAAATGAGCAGGACATGGCCATCTGGATGCAGTTGCTCTGTCAGTCTGTGTCCAAAGGGGTAAGGCCACAATAATCTAAACCAATACGGGGACCTTATGAAGGAAAACTTGTGGTTTTAGGATCAGTCCTCTGTAGAAGCTTATCTTATTAGTGCTGTAATTCAAAAAGAAtatttcaaactttgcagacacattgcATGGGTGAAGATACAATTTTGAGAGAAATTGCACCAAACCTGAAGCAACACCGCTTTGTGGTACCAAAGGGAAGGGTGACTGCAGAAGACACTTGATCCTGTGAATGTAGTAACTGGAAAAATTTGACATGGATCTTATTATCACTCCACAAGTAcatatggatgaaaatctacCTCTGATTTCAagacaaatcacaccaaaattgaagcagcagtACTGGGTGGCAACAAATTAAGGAAAGAGCAGCTGTAGAAGACATTTGATCTTGTGAATACAGTAACCccaaaagtatttgatggatctttttcagaCTTCCCAGGAACATTGTGTAGGTGATGATCtagggcaggattcaaacacactAAACCTGGTAACACTTATTGAGATGTTTGAACATGGGAATATGCAAATTGTGCTGGATTCTGGacctccaggactggaactAGGGAACCCTGATATAGGGCCTATTTTATTTTGAGATAAGTCACACGAAATTGAAGCAGTGTCACTATAATGGAGGCACATGAAAGGACTGCCACAGACATAGATCTGGTGAACCTgcttacattgagacaagtcacACATAGTTGAACTTGTGTTTGGAGAGGTGGGGAGAGTGTGTAGGGGGACTAGAGATTGTAGAGGTAGGGGTGTGGGATGAGAAGGCATCGGGTTGGGGGAGGGAGAGGCGGGGCCATCCAGGTAATACATTGCTGTCATTCTAACAGcatcaagttatttttatatgtaCTGTCTAGTTGATAACCGTAGTGGAAAACCTTCAGAACTTTTTGTCACCTGTCCAGCATGGTTAAAGTATGTAGGGGTACTAGAGATTGTATACGTTGGGAGGTGTGAGAGGAGTAGGGTTTAGATGGGGTCATCCAGGGAATACACTGTTGTCATTCCCACAGCATTTAGTTATTCTCCAGTTTCATACTAAATAACTATACTAGATAAGTATTTCCCTCCTTTTCATCTCAAAATTTGCCACACTCCGGTCAGGATTATTGCATGTTTGCATGTCTTGTTAATTTTAACCTGATCCTGGGTATAAAGCTTTGCAATTCCTCTTTCGTCCACATGAGGTGTTGGGTCATAAATTTGTTCAACTTGTATAACTGCCATATTGAAGTGGTGTCCGTAGAATTGAACTGATCAGTCAGTCATATCTATGGTTCCTGAGTGTGACAGCCACACAATTCCTTTGTTGTCCATTTCTCAAACAGGAAAAGTAGTTCTTGGCCTCATTTCCAGTTGAGCTGGGAGCTGTTTCCCCAGTTACCTTAGGGTGGTTTTCCACCCACTttgagaaagtaccaaaagtacggtacatcaaggtgttggttttccactgccgtAACTGGTACtggcactgaatgacatcacaatgcgaGGTGGGGTATTTTGTGCTGAATTTGACAAATGGCTAATATATTACACAGCTGGACAATGTGAGATATTAATATCAACATCGCATGCTATGCATGTACAATTCTTATATCTCTAgtaagctagattaagatcaggctttttcttactttcaattctgtacaGACATCATAGCGCAAGGAGTTTGTTTTGCTGAAACATTATTACTCTGTCATAGAAAAAGAAACCTTAGCAAACCTTTGCAATTCTAATTATAATTTCTTATACAGATTATCTattatatgtaaaaaaaatcatcttaAAGACATTTGTGAActcctttttgctttataaataccctATGGTATATGCATGCTGTCATagtaaattaaacaaaaatacttttttaaaatttcttgtcatgccattcTGATCTTATTGTCTGTTCTTCCAATCGGAtcacaataatttattattgtttttttttttctacttcgTTTTATCGTTGCTTTCTGAGTTCGTAACTGTTTTCAAGTTTGAGG includes these proteins:
- the LOC111853933 gene encoding pleckstrin homology domain-containing family M member 2-like isoform X1; the protein is MDQPRVIDRILENISLSVKKLQSYFAACEDETPAIRNHDRVLQRLCEHLDHALLYGLQDISLGYWVLVVHFTRREAVHQIEELQHIATNLGRSRAWLYLALSESSLESYLRLFQENQALLQKYYFKHALVCSHDHLALFLTLVSGLEFIRFDLELDVPYLDVAPYMPEYYKPQNLLDFEERLPSSDSLSLHSFTSLTSTNLEWDDSAIAPSSEDYDFGDIFPVLQSVPNAEWEEGDLTDPASCPRSGASDPQTFISTPLCTGTGPGEVVPRSPTFRYNPFNEEPSTSPSVTVISVQVSCPEDTTTKGETEGVGTDLEVIRVGRRKKPGKKRRAKGGLDTVTTQDNIPLNNDINRGIQEGNEEMRPKHQGSEEEEAESLLQVPEMSDTSMESVGQPLQAVVDRLNGPLDSQAGGTGGRAGRVPNGQQLCPGGTEVDAPDRSQVPNAGFLLPAPADFYHFAPHSLDPASPDGSLYDSTENGQQEAAHGGHEDEHEDEDEGAETKANDVTSAVSSKVDQEQACPLAAEAGSAVGNEEEDEEVHGASPLDCSHPAEFRVDNNHLLLLMIHVFRENEEQLFKMVKMSTGHMEGDLQPLYLLLTDCYIYLLRKGAAEKPYTVEEAVSYSELDYISVGLDQQTFTLVCTNRRRQFLLDTADASLTVWFLGVLRSAMIKGCGEPPYPAVLADATMEKLAVTKFVSQESQCEVSAVSIHLYALVHWEDPMDMTVSNQSASCGHSDSKEGPLLYLAGTTYLGKEQWKSCYMVLSNGTLYQYAERTDVTPLLSITMGGEHCGGCRRSHSTERPHAFQIILTEHPALQLSAENEQDMAIWMQLLCQSVSKGVVPQGVAPPPSIPCCLVLTDRKLLTCHQDCQTNFFRLLGGAELHDITAICLEMDKEYCVIEFSVDRAQFLPPWVLYFSSCEERARLLEALESSWKNIFKVSLPRKAMLDPLMRARCREALGLIRSAWQRSDSLQRGRAQREPWC
- the LOC111853933 gene encoding pleckstrin homology domain-containing family M member 2-like isoform X2, translated to MIISCLKFGLGHPFRLLQSYFAACEDETPAIRNHDRVLQRLCEHLDHALLYGLQDISLGYWVLVVHFTRREAVHQIEELQHIATNLGRSRAWLYLALSESSLESYLRLFQENQALLQKYYFKHALVCSHDHLALFLTLVSGLEFIRFDLELDVPYLDVAPYMPEYYKPQNLLDFEERLPSSDSLSLHSFTSLTSTNLEWDDSAIAPSSEDYDFGDIFPVLQSVPNAEWEEGDLTDPASCPRSGASDPQTFISTPLCTGTGPGEVVPRSPTFRYNPFNEEPSTSPSVTVISVQVSCPEDTTTKGETEGVGTDLEVIRVGRRKKPGKKRRAKGGLDTVTTQDNIPLNNDINRGIQEGNEEMRPKHQGSEEEEAESLLQVPEMSDTSMESVGQPLQAVVDRLNGPLDSQAGGTGGRAGRVPNGQQLCPGGTEVDAPDRSQVPNAGFLLPAPADFYHFAPHSLDPASPDGSLYDSTENGQQEAAHGGHEDEHEDEDEGAETKANDVTSAVSSKVDQEQACPLAAEAGSAVGNEEEDEEVHGASPLDCSHPAEFRVDNNHLLLLMIHVFRENEEQLFKMVKMSTGHMEGDLQPLYLLLTDCYIYLLRKGAAEKPYTVEEAVSYSELDYISVGLDQQTFTLVCTNRRRQFLLDTADASLTVWFLGVLRSAMIKGCGEPPYPAVLADATMEKLAVTKFVSQESQCEVSAVSIHLYALVHWEDPMDMTVSNQSASCGHSDSKEGPLLYLAGTTYLGKEQWKSCYMVLSNGTLYQYAERTDVTPLLSITMGGEHCGGCRRSHSTERPHAFQIILTEHPALQLSAENEQDMAIWMQLLCQSVSKGVVPQGVAPPPSIPCCLVLTDRKLLTCHQDCQTNFFRLLGGAELHDITAICLEMDKEYCVIEFSVDRAQFLPPWVLYFSSCEERARLLEALESSWKNIFKVSLPRKAMLDPLMRARCREALGLIRSAWQRSDSLQRGRAQREPWC
- the LOC111853933 gene encoding pleckstrin homology domain-containing family M member 2-like isoform X3, whose product is MDQPRVIDRILENISLSVKKLQSYFAACEDETPAIRNHDRVLQRLCEHLDHALLYGLQDISLGYWVLVVHFTRREAVHQIEELQHIATNLGRSRAWLYLALSESSLESYLRLFQENQALLQKYYFKHALVCSHDHLALFLTLVSGLEFIRFDLELDVPYLDVAPYMPEYYKPQNLLDFEERLPSSDSLSLHSFTSLTSTNLEWDDSAIAPSSEEGDLTDPASCPRSGASDPQTFISTPLCTGTGPGEVVPRSPTFRYNPFNEEPSTSPSVTVISVQVSCPEDTTTKGETEGVGTDLEVIRVGRRKKPGKKRRAKGGLDTVTTQDNIPLNNDINRGIQEGNEEMRPKHQGSEEEEAESLLQVPEMSDTSMESVGQPLQAVVDRLNGPLDSQAGGTGGRAGRVPNGQQLCPGGTEVDAPDRSQVPNAGFLLPAPADFYHFAPHSLDPASPDGSLYDSTENGQQEAAHGGHEDEHEDEDEGAETKANDVTSAVSSKVDQEQACPLAAEAGSAVGNEEEDEEVHGASPLDCSHPAEFRVDNNHLLLLMIHVFRENEEQLFKMVKMSTGHMEGDLQPLYLLLTDCYIYLLRKGAAEKPYTVEEAVSYSELDYISVGLDQQTFTLVCTNRRRQFLLDTADASLTVWFLGVLRSAMIKGCGEPPYPAVLADATMEKLAVTKFVSQESQCEVSAVSIHLYALVHWEDPMDMTVSNQSASCGHSDSKEGPLLYLAGTTYLGKEQWKSCYMVLSNGTLYQYAERTDVTPLLSITMGGEHCGGCRRSHSTERPHAFQIILTEHPALQLSAENEQDMAIWMQLLCQSVSKGVVPQGVAPPPSIPCCLVLTDRKLLTCHQDCQTNFFRLLGGAELHDITAICLEMDKEYCVIEFSVDRAQFLPPWVLYFSSCEERARLLEALESSWKNIFKVSLPRKAMLDPLMRARCREALGLIRSAWQRSDSLQRGRAQREPWC